The nucleotide sequence CTTCCTCCGTTTGTTTGAGCTGTTCAGCGACGTCCCCGAAACGGTCGTCCTCATTAGGCATGGCTGTGTTCCTCCACGAGGTCCGCTAAGTGGTCGAAATTCGGGATCTGGTCGCAATCTTCGTCGAACTCCGAGACCGGCATTCCTTGCTTGAACGCGCGAGAAATCGCGGTCCGTTCGCGAATCCCTGGCTTTGGAATACTATCGATGGTGCGTCCCGAATCATCGAGGGCATCGAAGACCTCCGGGTCCACACGAGCGTACTCGGGGACGAATGAACCGAACTCCCGGTTGAGATTTTCAACGAGAGTCCGATGCTCGTTGCGTTGTCCCATTGTTTCGCGAATCATATTCGGAGTGACTGCGAGGATATCCAACCCGATATTCTGCCGGATTGGGGAGATCTGGCGTTCAATCATCTTATTGAGGCCGTTGATCGAGCCAGCACGCGGGATTAGCGGGATTATGACGCGCTGGACGGCGATGAGGGCGTTGTCGGAGAGTTTCCCACGGCCGCCTGCGGCATCAATTATCACGTAGTCGTATCCGTTTTGAATGAGTGGATCGACAACGTTCCGTCGAAGCTTCACGTCTGCGAACCGTTCGTCCTTCAGCCTCGTCTCGACGTTCTCGAGCTCGTTACTCGACGGGAGTAAGTGAACGCCGAAGTCCGTCTCGATAAGCAGGTCTTCAGGGTCCTCACCATCGATAAGGGCGTCACCGAGGTTCGCATCTCGGTCGTACGCATCGTCGTATCCCAACTGGGTCGTCATATGCCCGTCCTTATCCAGATCCAATAGTACCGTCTCATGGCCACGAGCAGCGAGTCGATCAGCGATGTTGAGCGCGATCGTGGATTTCCCTACCCCTCCCTTGAGCAACGAGACAGCTGCTCCGGGGAGCCCTTCAAACTCGTCAGCACTCATAGCTCAGCACCCCCGTAAGCAGCGGATTTTGTACATTTTGTAGGTAATGTACATTGGGTAGATGTTGAAGGTTGCGCGAGTTTTGTCGATAATGTAAGTTTCGTACTGGTCATACGCGGTCAATGAAGCTCGTCCATCTTAATTCTGTGTCAGACAGATTGCGGACGCCATCCACACAATCTACATTTTGTACATTACGTAGATTGTTGGCACAATCTCAATTGTCAAAGTCACCGTCGACTCTACGCAATCTACATAATTTAGATTATCAGCATTTCATACGTATTCATCGCAATCTTTGCCACCCACACGAACCAATTGAAGAAGCCCAATTTGCATTATCTACATTATCCACATTATGCAGATTGGCTATGAGATCTACATTCTTCAGTCATTCAATAGGAGAGTCCTGAGTAATAGAACTCAGACAGAACCGTTCTACCCCGTCCTCTAGTAAGACTTTTAACTGTTACCGGATTATTGGTAACTACCAGATGTACGAGGTTCTCGACGACACCGCGGCGCAGGTCATCCTCGCTATCGAGAGTGGTGACTCCATCCGCCGTGTCGCCCAACACCTCCACACACCGTACGAGACGGTGAGACAGGCCGTCAACCGACTCGAAGACGCAGGTTACGTCCGCTATGACGACGGCCTCTCAGTCGTCGACGAGCGCGTGAGGGACGCAGCACGAGAGCTCGTCGCTGCCAGTGCCGGCGTCAGTCCACCATCCATCGAGGAGGCCTACGTCATCCCGCAGTTCGGTGACTGGCCGTTCGCATTCACACGGATCGACGCCGTCTACGTGTGGACCCAGGGCGGCTATCAGGTCGGTCGCGAGCCCAACGACTATCCACTGTTTCTGGCCGTCCGTGAGGAGGACGTCGACGCTTGGGAGGCGTTTTTCGAGTCGTTCGACCTCCCGACCGCATTCGAACGACAGCCCCGTCACGAGCTGGACGGAGCGCTACAGATCGTCATCGAGCCAGGGCCGTCCCTCGACATCGAGCACGTCGAGGGCTACCCGGTGATACCGAGAGCAGAGACAATCGAGTATATGCGTGAGAACTACGCCCAGTTCCAGTCGGCGCTCGCGATGCTCGACCGGATGTACGAGGACCTCGACCTCGGCGTCACGTATCGAGAGACCGAACGGGCACAGCCATGAGCTTCAACAACCGAAGTGACGCGCTCATAGAACTGCTCGAGGAGCTCACCCAAGAGGGCCACGAGTACGTTCTCGTCGGCGGGTACGCTGTCTCAGCGTTCAATGCTCGCTTCTCCACGGATCTCGATATCGTCGTCGCGCCGGACTCCAAAGCTGACTTCGTCGAATTCCTCGAACGTCGGAACTTCGAGGAAACGGACAGCCACGCCAAGGAGTGGTTCTACGATACAGAGGTGATCGAGTACGAAAAGCGGCTCACGCCGCAACAGCCGATCGGCTTCGACCTCTTGGTGAACGGACTCGGGTGTCGTCAGACCGAGGCACAGTGGTCGTTCGACTACCTGTACGACCACAGCCACCAACAGGAGGTGAGCGGGGGCACAGTGACGACGACGGCTAGAGTCATCGATGGGGCAGTCCTCGTGGCTGCAAAGCTCCACAGCGGCCGAGAAACGGACCTTCGGGACGTCTTGGCAGTGGCTGAAGAGATCGACCTCGACGCTGTCACACCCCACCTGCGGCGAGGAGGCGACGATGGGCTCCGGGAGCAACTTGAGCGTGGTCTGGAGATCTTGGAGAGTGACGAACTCAAACACGGATTTCGGAGTGACTTCGGGGCCTCAGCTGTCTCAGAAGAAACGGTCACCGCTCTCCAAGAGTATCTGTCTGCACAGATTGACTACCTGAGCTGAAGCGGTCGGGGCCCCCTTGATCGGAAGTGAAGATAGGGCCTTCAGCGGTGCTTACACTCAGCCAAAAAATTGGAGGGGCGGTATCAGTCGACCGTCGCTAACACACGGACATCCGTAGCTGAGTGTCGTTCCCGTTCAGTACGAGCACCATGCTCGCGGAGGAACTCCTCAATACGGTCGGCAAGGGATTCCGCATCTTCCCTATCGACGTGGACGATCAGCGTCGGACGCTCCTCGTCGCTGTTCTCGATCACGAGCGAGACATCCTTGAACTCGTCCGGCTGTCTATACGCCTCGAACTCATCGGCGACCTGGTTGGCCAGGTCGTCGAGTACCTCAATCGGTTCCTTTGTCATAGATTGAATATCGGCCTTGGAAGGTTGTGCCATCGCGAACGCGTGAAGAAAACGTGACGTGACTTTCAGAACCACCTCCATCAGACAAACGCGAACGGAGCCTTCTCACACCGATGGTTTACCGAGAAGAAGACCGATTCACAGAAGGGGCAATGGGTTAGAGTGCTCGCGGATCGCTATCGGCGATGCTCGCAAACGCGACGTTCTCCTGAACTTGTTCGATTTCGACTGTTGGCTCGTCGCCGGGTTGAGCGCCGGGAACGATCACGACGTACCCCCGTTCGACTTTCGCAATACCGTCTCCCTGATCGCCGACAGTTTCGATTGTTACGTCGCGCACTTCGCCCTCATCCACGGGCGGTTCCGAGGAGGATTGGTTCATAATCTCCCGGGAAGGAGGCTGTTGTGACTCCGGTTCCATCGACGACGCTGTCGAGACTTGGGACTCTAGAATGGCCACTCGATACGTTTCGTTTGCTGACAAAGCCTCATGATCGACTTCACTCGAGGGGACTTCTACTACGTACCTTCCATCCTCTTCTTCGATCGGAGCACTAAACAGGGAACAAAGGGAGCTGGGGATCTCGACCATTTCTAGTTAGATGAGCTCCCACGGTAATAATTAGCTTCTGTGATGACCACCGCCTCCTAGTCGAGATTGGGAGACATTAGGGAAGTAAATCGGTGAGAGCGGTCTCCTCGACCTGCTCACCATCAGTAATGTGGATAATCACTTCGTCTTCAGACGAATAATCTTTGAGAACCTGAAGACAGCGTCCACAAGGGGATGACATCTCTTCATCCGCGACTGCCACACCTACAATTGGTTGCTTAGTGCTGTCAAACCCTTTCCAGACTGCAAGTTCGAGAGGATGTACATCATGAGACATCCCTTTCGTTAATCGAGTTCCAGCCCAGACAGAGCCATCCTCAGTTCGGACTGCTACCCCAACATCTGATTCATCTTTGGCCTCAAACGCTTTTTCCCGCAGAGACTCCCAGCGTGTTTCTTCATCTTGATCATCCCCACTTGAAGGAATACCGAGCTGATCAGGGGTTAGTCGTCGTATTTTAGTCGGTGTACGGTGGGTGTTTCTGATTCCCAGCTGTGTTTGGGTGTGCTCAGTCATAGGTGACAAATGACTCCTCCGTTATTTCTGAATCACTAGTTCTGTACAAGTGGGAGAAAGCTTCTCCGCCAAATTCGTAGCCAAATTCTTCAATGAATGTCTCAACAAGAGTATAAGCAGAAGGATCGTCCACCTCAAATCCATAGTCGCGGAACAGATACGCAGACAAAGATTCTGCGGGGATTTGGTTGTCATCACAAAGATGGTGTCGGGCAAGCTGCCAATGACGATCTTCAATTCCCCATTTCGAATTATGTCCTCCTTCCTCAACTTCGGCGATTTGCATAAGTGGGGCAGTTGATCGAAGGGAGGAAGGAGCATATGTACCGGCGACGTTCTTATTATACCAGAGAGAACTCAGCGACGGGTTTGTTGATTGATTAAAGGGGACAAAATAGGGCTTGTCTGAATCATCCTCCCCGACACGGAGGTAATCGTCGAAAAATTCGTTATAGGGAAAGGAGAGTCCAGTGTTCCGATTATCGAGCCCAGATTGTTGCTGGAGACAAAGATATCCAGGAAACATCCGGTGGATAGGGGCATCGATTAACCGGTGGAGACAATCTCGTACGACTTCAGGTTTCAGGACGTATCTCGTCATTTGTATGTGGACAGTGCTTGGTCCTGTTGGAAGTTGGAAGTATCTAAGTCTGTCCCAAACCCATTATATCCAAGACTGTTCGCAACTTGGATGGTGGTTCCAGAGCCAGCAAACGGGTCAAAGACAGTTCCCCTAGTCCAATCAGGATCCTCACACTCACAGCTCGTCCACCCGACAGTAGTCCACTCAGGGAAAGTGAATTCACGGAAATAACCACCTAGAATTTCTTTTGCCTTCTTAGCACGACGCTGAACATCTTCATCGTTTGCTCCTGCACCAACTTGGAATTCCTCTGCTTTCCCCACGTCAGAAATCCCGACGGCCTGAATGGCTCGAATATGGTCCTCTGTCAATTCGTCGTGGTTATGGTAAATTTCCAATGCCCGCTCTGCCTGCGGACGATCCGTATTGAGCTCTGTTAATCCTCGCTTCGTATCCCGACGTCGAGGCTCATTACACTCGGAACAGATTGAAGGGGGACATGCAAGCGTGATTGCCCTCCGCACTAGGTCGCGTGGGAAAGGAGCAAGGTGATCTCCAGTATTCCGATCATGAGAGATGCGCCATACGTCTCCCGGGTTCGATCCATTTCCGTATAACTCTGAGTAGCCGTGCAAGTCGTAGAAATAATTATCTTTGTCTTGAACTAGATGGAATATTGGCTCATGCCGTGGAACAAGCCGGTCTTGGGCTGAAGACGGGATTCCATTATCCTTAGCCCACTGAATTTCGTTCCGGATAGTCCATCCCGCCTCTTGAGCAGCTCTTGCAAACCGACCAGGGATTCCCTGAAGGCTTTTATTATGGTATGTGTCCCCGATGTTAAGGAACACAGACCCAGTAGGCCGAAGAAACACTTTCCAGTGCTCTAGTGCATCGATCAGGTTCTCGATATAGGTATCCGGATCAGGCTCCTGTCCCAGCTGGTCTTCGGTCCCATAGTCCCTCTTTTGCCAATAAGGGGGAGAAGTGACGATGAGATCTACTGAATTCTTACTGAGATCGATCGCATTCTCTTGGTTTTCACTGCCACCGTCTTTGGGATGGATTTTCGCTGCGTCGGCCTCAACGACATTCCACCAAGGCTCAGTATCAGCGGGGAATTCGCCTTGTCCTTCTTTCAGTTTCTCCAAGTCAGGAGCAGGGTGATCAAAGTACTCCTCTAGGTCACCGACTAGATTGACCGCAGCTTTCGGGTTGTCAAGGAGGTAATCATATAGGTCATCAATATTACGAGCCTCCCCGACTTCGTCCACGAAGTCCGTAAGAGAGGTAGAATTGTTTTGATGACTGATGTGCTGAGCTATAATTTCTATGACACCTCGAACTTCCTCATCAACCTCAGATAGATTCTCATCCATGAATCAGATCCCTCCGACAGAGTGGGGGTTGCATCGTTGTTACGCTTGTTTCTCGGGGTACTACTAGTGGACTTCGCAATAATATTCGACGACGACTCACGGTTCATCGTCCTCCTCTGGCTGATACTGTTCCTTGACCTCGAGAGCCAGTTCCCGCCGTGGTTCGTCATCTGCCGGGCCAAATACTCGACCGTGTAGCAATTCGATTCCCGCATTAGCGTACTCTTCTGCAATCTCATAGACCATCCGCTGGTCACGAAGAACGCGAACATCTCTCTCTTCACTCACTGCCACAGCCTCGATAACAGCCTGCTGGCGTTCCGAGAGACTCGCACGCCCGAAAAACGCGCCTTTTTCATTCTTTATCGTTTCAGGCATTGTGTTCTCTCTCCCATATCCAAGGGCGAACATGAACAGGTCGTGATTCTCAGCCTGATAGAAGGGAGAATCTTCAGATTCCTGCAACGCCTCAAACATTTCTCGCCGTTCGCTATCTATATGGACGTCACGCCGGGGTTCACGTTCCTCGTAGCTGTCTTCGGTATCTTGACTCATCGGTCGGTCACCTGTGTTACACCGTTTTGGAATTCAAGATGGTACTCATTCGCAACCTCGTTGGAAATGTACGCCCTGACGTCTTCACTATACTCGACGTCAGTCATGAGGAACGTGACCTGGGTATCATTCAGGTAGTCAGGTACGTTCTGCGCGATAAGCTGTTTCGGCTCGCTAGATATCCGTCCCAAGGGTGTATCGATGACAACAGGGGCGGAGAATCCGCTGATTTTGGAAAGTGCAGCCATGAACGAGAGAGCAAGCACTTGTCGTTCGCCAGCAGATAGTGAACCTAGATTCTTTCGACCGTCCGGACCGTAGAGACGGACCTCATACTCTTCAGTGAGGACGACCTCATAATCTTCATCTTTCCAAATTAGATCGTTATAGTACCGTTCGAGCCGTTGTTCAGTTTCCGTTCGAACCTGCTCCAGAATCTCTCCTTTAATCTCAGTGAGTTTGCCAGTGGCACTGTCGATGAACTCACTCTGTCTCACAAGGAGGTCATGTTCGTCCTGCTCGCGCATTGCCTGTTTCCACTCCTCCCGACGCTCATCAACGACATCTTCCTGTTGTTCAATTTTCCCGTTCAGTTCCCCAACTTCACGTTCCATCTTACTGATTCTACCTTGGATATCCCGACGGCGTTGCTCTAGTTCCTGAGCGCGTTCATTATCGATGATATCTTCATCTTCAAGCTGAGCAGAGATGTTTGCCAGTTCTGTCTCGTTCTCGTCGATAGCTGTCCGTGTATCCTCTAGCTCGCGGAGGTCAGCCAGGAGATCTTCAATAAGCGATTCGCCATCACGGAGTGCTCGCTCCATCCGGAGCCGCCCCTCAATTGCATCTTGACTTTCACTAGTTTGCTCTTCCAACAGGTCCTCAATGTGTTCTCGTGAAGAGTCACATTCGGCCAAGTCAGTCCCACAAACACACGTATCCCGAGAAAGAATCCCTCGAAGTAATTCCTCTGTTAGCCCAGGGACACCATTTTGTGACGATTCGTACTCTTCCAATTCAGAAACAGCATATCGGAGGGCATCAGCGTTGTATGCAATCCCGCCCGCTCGGGCGAGTGATGCCCCTACAGCCTCTTTCGCCTCTACAAGCTCCTCTTCCTGTTCATCCAGGCGTTCTTCCAGATAGACACGCCGCTGCTGCATCTCCCGAACGTCATCGTCTGCACTACCCGCAAGCTCATCATAGATGTCATCTATTTTGCCCTCAGCGGTGTCAATCTCGTCCTCTAAGTCATCCCGCTTTTGTTTCAGGCGTTCCAGCTCTTGTGAGGCTTCTTCCTTCCGTTCCTGGAGTTCTTGTATATCACCGCCGAGCTCGGAGGATTCACTCTCAAAGTCCCGCTGTACCTTCCCTAAATGACTAACAGCACTATTCAGAAGTTCAATATGAGATACATCGAGCACAGCTGCCCGTACATGGTCGGTGTATCCAGTTTGGAAGAACTCATCCAGCTGTTCACCATCGAACAGGAAATATTCATGGACGTGAGTTGGGAGAATCTCGCGAAGAATATTTTCAGGGTTCGGGTTCGGTCGCCAGTCATTCCCCCCAAACCGCTGGCGTAACCGAAGGTCACCTATAGAGCTGTTAAATTGTCGTTCCTCGCGGTCTCCTTCTGCAGCATCTTCTTGACGAGCTGTCGAGAAAGTTCGTCGGAAGGCGTACTCGGGTTCGCCTTTACCCAGCTTGATCTCGATGTGCCCTTGAATCGATTCACCAGGTTCCAATTCCTTCAGCCGCTTCTTGTTAACAAGCGGGTCCGACTCGAGGCCCTCGTCATCGTTCGAATCAGTATGGGTTTCTTCCCCGTAGAAACACAGCGTAATCGCGTTCAGAATGTTTGACTTGCCAGATCCATTCTGCCCCTCAATCACGTTGATGTGCTTCTCTGACGTGGTCTCTAAGGGGATCGTTTGATTTCCTTCATATTGCCGGTAATCCTCTATTTCGAGTTCGAATATCTGAACGTTATTCATTGTCGAATTCCTGCAGTGATTCGTTCCCGACAAAGTTGTCCACGAGCTCTTTATACTGCTCAGCGTACTCGGCTCGCGGCTCTTTCAGAATGTCCCGTTCATGCTCCAAAACCCCGCGTAAGAAGGCCCGAAGATCGTCATCCTCAACCTCGTCAACACGGTCAAGGATTAACGAATGTACCTCGGAGTCATTCATGCGATACTGCAACCATATCTACAAACGCATATCAATGTATCTTCTCAGATACCATATGCGATACGAACGTCTTCGATCTTGTTGCGGGCTTCATATTCATTTTCGGCTGTTTCAGCGAATTCCTCGAAGCGACGTAGTTCCTTCTCGAGAATGTATTGTTCAGACATCGCAATATCATCATCTGGTTCAAGAGTTGGAACAACGAGTAAGTCATAGATATCCGCACGATCCTTACCGGGGGCTTGACGAAGAACCCTACCTCGGCGCTGGATAAATTGCATCGGGTTCCCGGTATTAGCCATCAGGATTGCTGTCCTAGTAGCGGGAACGTCAACACCTTCGTCTAGACACCGCATTGCCACAAGGGCCTCGTATTCACCCTCCCCAAACCGGGTGAGTAACTCCTCGCGCAAGTCATCACCCTCCTCATGAGTAAACCGATGATGCATAACCCCAAATTCATTCAGAATCGACCCGACTGTGTCTATCTGTTCTGAGTTAGTATAGACTAGAAGGTGCTTGATATCATCTAAACCTCGAAGGATATCCCGGAGGACATCGTACTTGTTGATCGCTTCTTTAACGATTTCTGCGCGTTGTGATTGGAGAATATTTGTTGTCTCTTCATCCGCATCTTCAGAGTATCTTGATGCGACTACAGACTGAGTCATTTGACGATAGTTCTCCAACTCGTCTTCATCCATTTCTACAATAATGGGATGATACCGATATGGGGTCAGATACTGCGGAATGGCGTCTTCTAACGGGTATTCGTATATGACCCCGTCAAAATAGTCAAGCAGGTGGTTAGAACCTTCTTCATCATAATAGCGCTCCGGAGTCGCTGATAGCCCTATCCTCGCATCATAGGAATCAAGAAGGCCTTTTCGCCTACCCTCGGAACCCAGGCCGTGTACTTCGTCCCCGATGAGGATTGTATCCCGAGAAAGCTGACTCACTTTCTCTCGAAAGTGCTCTCCGGAGAATGTTTGATGAGTTGTAATCAGGCATTCGTAATTCTTGATTCCGAGTTCTAAATTTGAAACCGCCCGGGAGAGATCGTTTTTCCAGTCCGGATTAGCTGAGTGATAGACAAATTTTGGTTGGTCAAGCCCGAACGTTTCCATCTCCTGGGCCCACTGCCGAGCGAGGTGTTTCTGAGGGACAGCAATTACACAAAGAAGTGGATCATCTACGGTATCTGTGTATTCATCAAGTGCCGCTAGAGCTGTGAACGTCTTGCCTGTTCCAGTTGCCATCTGGAATAGGCCCCTGTTGTCATTCTCGAACCAGGAATCAACAGCGTCCCGTTGATAATCTCGGAGAACAATTTCAGATTCGGTGGTAGCAACTGATTCTGGTGGTTCATAAGGTCGATTGTTATTATCCCGGAGTTCAGCGATTCCCTCCTTAACCCCCTCTGGGATTGTATGGACCCCGACATTCTCATCTCGGCCTTCCCAAAGGTTCTCAAACCGCTTTTCTTGCATATTCACCCCCTCATTATCGCGGTCGCTTATCCAATCACAGTCGATAGTATATGCTTCGTAATTCCGGAGAGCCTGTTCGCTATCGTTCTGGGAGCCATGGAAAGCAACACGATTCCCATTCCAGTCATAGAATACCCCAAATTTATCGTGGAAGTCCCCCGACAGCTTCTTCGAAGGAACAGCTAGCTTGATTTCGAGTAGACCATCGGCGATCATCCACGCGATCGCATTGCGAGTTTCATACTCCAGATCATACCGCAGATCAGAAATCGTGCTATCTAGCGATTCTCGGAGGACCTCATCCGTTTTAGCACGGTTCCCCTTCTTAAGAGCCTCCCAGTCATCTTCTTCCAAAATAGGACTCATTATCCACTGCGCTGTACCGCCATTTTCAGCAAGTTCCGCTATTCCTCGTGCTGCAGACCGGACCCAATTTGTAGTGAAGTATCCGACACCGCGTCGATAGACCTTAGCTCGTGAGAGAAGGGGGATATAGAAATCCTGCATTAGGTCATCAGAAGAGGTATCGATGACCCTAGGGAGTTCCAAATCTGTGAAATCGCTCTCGGGCTCCATCTTAAAACAGATAATGTGGCAGAGGTTCAAAAGCGTATATACCGTCTTTCCCGGATTCGGACTTGAATTATGAACACCAAGATCGACCACCTTTGAGAATGAATGGCGTTTCCGGAAATGAGGAGTTAGCTAAAGAAACAGCACGGAACCACCCGACATGAGCCAATTTATACAGTTCTCAGAGATGTCCGAAACACTTCCCGGAAACGACCCAGTTATTCTTTTTATAGCTGGTTGTGAATCACTCCAGTAGAACCAAATGATCCGCGATGCTCGCGTCCTCCGGGCCGGATTCGTCCCTCGAGAAGTAGAGCATCGCGACGCTGAAGTCAACCACCTCTCCAGCGTCCTCGAGCCCATCACGAACGGAGAACCAGCCGACACAGCCATCGTCACCGGACCCAGCGGCGTCGGCAAGACGTGCATCTCGCAATTCGTCACCGAACGCCTACGTGAGGAGGTGCTCGACGTCGAGGCCACCTACGTCAACTGCTGGCGCAACTACACCCGATTTCGGACGCTCTACCAGATCCTCGACGATCTCGGCGCCACCATCGACATCCACCGCCAGTCGACGCCCCACGACGAACTCGTCGACCGCCTCCAGCAGCATGACGGCCCGCGAACCGTCGTCATCCTCGACGAGGTCGACCAACTGGAGGACCCCAGCGTCATCTACGACCTCCACAGCCTCCCGCAGTTCGCGATCATCTGCATCGCGAACAAGGAAGAGGAGCTGTTCAGCCGCGTCGACGATCGCCTCGTGAGTCGGCTGCGCTCCAGCGAACACGTCCGGATGGACAAGTACCACGATGAGCAGCTGTACGATATCCTGAGTGCGCGGGCGAAGTGGGGACTCGATGAAGACGTCATCACCGACGACCAGCTCTACCGGATCGCCGACGCGGCCGCCGGCGACGCCCGCCTCGCAATCGGCATCCTCCGAACGGCCGCCGGCAAGGCCGATCGCGAGAACCACGAGCGCATCACCGACGATATTCTCCTGGACGCCGCCGAGGATGCTCGGGCCCAGATCAAGCAGAAGAGCCTCGACTCGCTCACGCCGCACCAGCGCGTCGTCTACGACATCGTTCGCGAGCACGGCCCGGTCGGGCCGAGCGAGATCCACGAGCGCTATTCCGAGGACGTCGATGATCCGCGGACGAAGCGGACAATCCGCACGTACCTCTCGAAAATGGAGCAGTACAACCTCCTCGAGGCGGAAGGGACGAGTCGGGACCGAGAGTACTCGCTCGTCGATTCGGCGGCGGCGTCGCCGATGCAGTAACGGTGACCCCGTCAGCTATCAGGAACTGAACTCGCCGAGGCCCGATTGCTCGTGGTCCAGTGGCTCGATGACCTGAGGATCGTCGTTGCCGGGGTTGTTGACTCGCGTCGAAATCTCGTAGGCGTCCAGATCGTCCTTCGGATACGGCTGGCACAGTTCCTTGCGGGTGTCCGGGTCTGCGGCGAGCCAGTCGGACTCAGCGTCCTTTGGGAGGACGACCGGCATCCGGTCGTGGATTGAGTTCATCAGGTCGTTCGGCTCCGTCGTGAGAATCGTGACGCACGAGATCGTCTCGTCGTCGCCTTCCCAGACGTCCCAGATCCCGGCCATCGCGA is from Halostella litorea and encodes:
- a CDS encoding ParA family protein, which gives rise to MSADEFEGLPGAAVSLLKGGVGKSTIALNIADRLAARGHETVLLDLDKDGHMTTQLGYDDAYDRDANLGDALIDGEDPEDLLIETDFGVHLLPSSNELENVETRLKDERFADVKLRRNVVDPLIQNGYDYVIIDAAGGRGKLSDNALIAVQRVIIPLIPRAGSINGLNKMIERQISPIRQNIGLDILAVTPNMIRETMGQRNEHRTLVENLNREFGSFVPEYARVDPEVFDALDDSGRTIDSIPKPGIRERTAISRAFKQGMPVSEFDEDCDQIPNFDHLADLVEEHSHA
- a CDS encoding helix-turn-helix domain-containing protein; the encoded protein is MYEVLDDTAAQVILAIESGDSIRRVAQHLHTPYETVRQAVNRLEDAGYVRYDDGLSVVDERVRDAARELVAASAGVSPPSIEEAYVIPQFGDWPFAFTRIDAVYVWTQGGYQVGREPNDYPLFLAVREEDVDAWEAFFESFDLPTAFERQPRHELDGALQIVIEPGPSLDIEHVEGYPVIPRAETIEYMRENYAQFQSALAMLDRMYEDLDLGVTYRETERAQP
- a CDS encoding TRAM domain-containing protein, which gives rise to MVEIPSSLCSLFSAPIEEEDGRYVVEVPSSEVDHEALSANETYRVAILESQVSTASSMEPESQQPPSREIMNQSSSEPPVDEGEVRDVTIETVGDQGDGIAKVERGYVVIVPGAQPGDEPTVEIEQVQENVAFASIADSDPRAL
- a CDS encoding DNA-methyltransferase is translated as MDENLSEVDEEVRGVIEIIAQHISHQNNSTSLTDFVDEVGEARNIDDLYDYLLDNPKAAVNLVGDLEEYFDHPAPDLEKLKEGQGEFPADTEPWWNVVEADAAKIHPKDGGSENQENAIDLSKNSVDLIVTSPPYWQKRDYGTEDQLGQEPDPDTYIENLIDALEHWKVFLRPTGSVFLNIGDTYHNKSLQGIPGRFARAAQEAGWTIRNEIQWAKDNGIPSSAQDRLVPRHEPIFHLVQDKDNYFYDLHGYSELYGNGSNPGDVWRISHDRNTGDHLAPFPRDLVRRAITLACPPSICSECNEPRRRDTKRGLTELNTDRPQAERALEIYHNHDELTEDHIRAIQAVGISDVGKAEEFQVGAGANDEDVQRRAKKAKEILGGYFREFTFPEWTTVGWTSCECEDPDWTRGTVFDPFAGSGTTIQVANSLGYNGFGTDLDTSNFQQDQALSTYK
- a CDS encoding AAA family ATPase, translating into MNNVQIFELEIEDYRQYEGNQTIPLETTSEKHINVIEGQNGSGKSNILNAITLCFYGEETHTDSNDDEGLESDPLVNKKRLKELEPGESIQGHIEIKLGKGEPEYAFRRTFSTARQEDAAEGDREERQFNSSIGDLRLRQRFGGNDWRPNPNPENILREILPTHVHEYFLFDGEQLDEFFQTGYTDHVRAAVLDVSHIELLNSAVSHLGKVQRDFESESSELGGDIQELQERKEEASQELERLKQKRDDLEDEIDTAEGKIDDIYDELAGSADDDVREMQQRRVYLEERLDEQEEELVEAKEAVGASLARAGGIAYNADALRYAVSELEEYESSQNGVPGLTEELLRGILSRDTCVCGTDLAECDSSREHIEDLLEEQTSESQDAIEGRLRMERALRDGESLIEDLLADLRELEDTRTAIDENETELANISAQLEDEDIIDNERAQELEQRRRDIQGRISKMEREVGELNGKIEQQEDVVDERREEWKQAMREQDEHDLLVRQSEFIDSATGKLTEIKGEILEQVRTETEQRLERYYNDLIWKDEDYEVVLTEEYEVRLYGPDGRKNLGSLSAGERQVLALSFMAALSKISGFSAPVVIDTPLGRISSEPKQLIAQNVPDYLNDTQVTFLMTDVEYSEDVRAYISNEVANEYHLEFQNGVTQVTDR
- a CDS encoding DEAD/DEAH box helicase family protein; the protein is MEPESDFTDLELPRVIDTSSDDLMQDFYIPLLSRAKVYRRGVGYFTTNWVRSAARGIAELAENGGTAQWIMSPILEEDDWEALKKGNRAKTDEVLRESLDSTISDLRYDLEYETRNAIAWMIADGLLEIKLAVPSKKLSGDFHDKFGVFYDWNGNRVAFHGSQNDSEQALRNYEAYTIDCDWISDRDNEGVNMQEKRFENLWEGRDENVGVHTIPEGVKEGIAELRDNNNRPYEPPESVATTESEIVLRDYQRDAVDSWFENDNRGLFQMATGTGKTFTALAALDEYTDTVDDPLLCVIAVPQKHLARQWAQEMETFGLDQPKFVYHSANPDWKNDLSRAVSNLELGIKNYECLITTHQTFSGEHFREKVSQLSRDTILIGDEVHGLGSEGRRKGLLDSYDARIGLSATPERYYDEEGSNHLLDYFDGVIYEYPLEDAIPQYLTPYRYHPIIVEMDEDELENYRQMTQSVVASRYSEDADEETTNILQSQRAEIVKEAINKYDVLRDILRGLDDIKHLLVYTNSEQIDTVGSILNEFGVMHHRFTHEEGDDLREELLTRFGEGEYEALVAMRCLDEGVDVPATRTAILMANTGNPMQFIQRRGRVLRQAPGKDRADIYDLLVVPTLEPDDDIAMSEQYILEKELRRFEEFAETAENEYEARNKIEDVRIAYGI
- a CDS encoding Cdc6/Cdc18 family protein, whose protein sequence is MIRDARVLRAGFVPREVEHRDAEVNHLSSVLEPITNGEPADTAIVTGPSGVGKTCISQFVTERLREEVLDVEATYVNCWRNYTRFRTLYQILDDLGATIDIHRQSTPHDELVDRLQQHDGPRTVVILDEVDQLEDPSVIYDLHSLPQFAIICIANKEEELFSRVDDRLVSRLRSSEHVRMDKYHDEQLYDILSARAKWGLDEDVITDDQLYRIADAAAGDARLAIGILRTAAGKADRENHERITDDILLDAAEDARAQIKQKSLDSLTPHQRVVYDIVREHGPVGPSEIHERYSEDVDDPRTKRTIRTYLSKMEQYNLLEAEGTSRDREYSLVDSAAASPMQ